Proteins encoded within one genomic window of Companilactobacillus sp.:
- a CDS encoding glycine/sarcosine/betaine reductase component B subunit → MGIGPSTKETTLHHFRDPLVRTIAPDPDIDFQGVIVVGTPQDNYLKNLVGARAAMMLDSMRANGAIVTADGWGNSDVDFMNTMTEIDDKGISVVGMKFIGQQAGFVVENELTKFVVDINKSKAGIETTVVGENNLTDKDAQKALGLLKLKMRHDGQQVQ, encoded by the coding sequence ATGGGAATTGGACCTTCGACAAAAGAAACGACTTTGCATCATTTTCGCGATCCATTAGTTAGGACCATTGCACCAGACCCTGATATTGATTTTCAAGGGGTTATTGTAGTCGGGACACCCCAAGACAATTATTTAAAAAATCTTGTCGGAGCCCGTGCTGCCATGATGCTTGATTCAATGAGGGCAAATGGCGCGATCGTCACAGCTGATGGTTGGGGAAACTCAGATGTGGACTTCATGAATACGATGACTGAAATTGATGATAAAGGCATTAGTGTTGTCGGCATGAAGTTTATCGGTCAACAAGCTGGATTTGTGGTCGAAAACGAATTGACCAAGTTCGTCGTCGACATCAACAAATCAAAAGCCGGAATTGAAACCACGGTAGTTGGCGAAAACAACCTGACTGATAAAGATGCTCAAAAAGCCTTAGGATTGTTAAAACTTAAAATGCGACATGATGGACAACAAGTCCAGTAA
- the prdD gene encoding proline reductase cluster protein PrdD: MKKNKLTIQAYSMQNVEIDDDYHITPHQLQIPDHPLFDLDDRLKSVNVKLVDPRNCHFKINTIMDVIPISTKVLGKMGYGLTNTLTGVNVILTGADETGIQLHEFGSSDGYLDEKIKFGMDGTPDLDDTVILIDAVLKKDFEFNRETCEMIFQMADDYLQPIREELKMLSGHEATESFDYVDEKHPGKPKVAIVKEVAGQGAMYDNILFPKEPSGITKGISIIDMNNMPVLLTANEYRDGAIHALV; the protein is encoded by the coding sequence ATGAAAAAAAATAAATTAACGATCCAAGCTTATTCAATGCAAAATGTCGAAATTGATGATGACTATCACATCACGCCTCATCAATTACAAATTCCAGATCATCCCTTATTTGATTTAGATGACCGCCTCAAAAGCGTGAACGTCAAATTAGTGGATCCACGAAACTGTCACTTCAAGATCAATACCATCATGGATGTGATACCGATCTCGACCAAAGTCCTTGGGAAAATGGGTTATGGCTTAACTAATACTCTGACGGGAGTAAATGTTATTTTGACTGGTGCCGATGAAACTGGCATTCAGTTGCACGAGTTTGGTTCATCAGATGGTTATCTGGATGAAAAAATCAAGTTTGGCATGGATGGAACGCCAGATCTTGATGACACAGTTATTTTGATCGATGCTGTTTTGAAAAAAGATTTTGAATTTAATCGTGAGACTTGCGAAATGATTTTTCAAATGGCAGATGATTATTTACAGCCGATCCGTGAGGAATTAAAGATGTTAAGTGGCCATGAAGCAACTGAGAGTTTTGATTATGTCGATGAGAAACATCCTGGCAAGCCTAAAGTGGCAATCGTCAAAGAAGTTGCCGGGCAAGGTGCAATGTATGACAACATCTTATTTCCAAAAGAACCTTCTGGGATCACCAAAGGCATATCGATCATTGATATGAATAATATGCCGGTCTTATTAACAGCCAATGAATATCGCGATGGTGCAATTCATGCGCTGGTTTAG
- a CDS encoding CBO2463/CBO2479 domain-containing protein → MDNYDKLNYPSTESVYEGVISEVTDAGVTIELKGRLGTLEIPKRMLISEHDPQVGHEVGFLMSYPEVLSETPNEKYVKAFDDYKKHRDEIKQRTEERKEKE, encoded by the coding sequence ATGGACAATTACGATAAATTGAATTACCCATCTACAGAATCAGTCTATGAAGGAGTTATCTCCGAAGTAACTGACGCAGGTGTGACAATTGAATTAAAAGGCAGACTTGGAACCTTAGAAATTCCTAAACGTATGTTGATCAGTGAACATGATCCTCAAGTAGGGCACGAAGTAGGTTTTCTAATGTCTTATCCAGAAGTATTATCCGAAACCCCAAACGAAAAATATGTGAAAGCTTTTGATGATTACAAAAAGCATCGCGATGAGATCAAACAGCGTACAGAGGAGAGGAAGGAAAAAGAATGA
- a CDS encoding DUF3343 domain-containing protein, which translates to MAQIFGLMTFNTTHEAIEIKELLRQYPEYTTSIISTPGSISAGCGMSVRFNYEKKADILKLLSDKGLDYQKIYKGTRVGVKSTYAIDQ; encoded by the coding sequence ATGGCACAAATTTTTGGATTAATGACATTTAACACCACTCACGAGGCAATTGAGATCAAGGAATTGTTGCGACAATATCCTGAATACACTACAAGTATTATTTCAACCCCTGGTAGTATTTCAGCCGGTTGCGGGATGAGCGTTAGATTCAACTATGAAAAAAAGGCTGACATTTTGAAATTACTGTCTGATAAGGGATTAGACTATCAAAAGATTTACAAGGGGACTCGCGTTGGTGTTAAAAGCACTTATGCGATTGATCAATAG
- a CDS encoding proline racemase family protein, translating to MEFTKMMTAIDSHTAGEAARIITSGGPILKGNSIAEKKQYLIDHYDSVRTSVMLEPRGHNEMFGAFLVDAMNPEADYGIIFMDTGGYLNMCGHNTIAAVTAIVETGMVDVEPGAKEKKVVLDTPAGLIHAVAHLDGEHVTSVSFQNVPAFLYKKDVVVDVPDLGKIKLDISFGGSFFAILPVAEINEKIEPDNSQALADAGMKILHAVNDQVKVQHPELKHIHTVDLVEMYGDPKDAESTKQNVVIFGDGQVDRSPCGTGTSAKLATLHAKGELGIDEQFVYESILKTKFYGRIVKETKAGDLPAVIPEITGSAWITGFNQFVFDPTDPLSDGFELK from the coding sequence ATGGAATTTACCAAAATGATGACGGCCATTGATTCTCACACAGCTGGTGAAGCTGCCAGAATCATTACTAGTGGCGGCCCGATTTTAAAAGGAAATAGTATCGCAGAAAAGAAACAATATTTGATCGACCATTACGACAGCGTCCGTACTTCCGTAATGTTAGAACCAAGAGGACATAATGAAATGTTTGGTGCCTTTTTGGTCGACGCAATGAATCCTGAAGCTGATTATGGGATCATCTTCATGGATACTGGCGGTTATTTGAACATGTGCGGCCACAATACGATTGCTGCAGTTACGGCAATCGTTGAGACTGGAATGGTGGATGTAGAACCAGGGGCAAAAGAGAAAAAAGTCGTACTCGACACTCCTGCAGGTTTAATCCATGCCGTAGCACATTTGGATGGCGAACATGTAACTAGCGTTTCATTCCAAAATGTTCCAGCTTTCTTATACAAAAAAGACGTTGTCGTTGATGTTCCAGATCTAGGAAAGATCAAGCTCGATATTTCATTTGGCGGTAGCTTCTTCGCAATTTTGCCAGTAGCTGAAATCAATGAAAAAATCGAACCAGACAACTCACAAGCTTTAGCTGATGCTGGTATGAAGATTCTTCATGCAGTTAACGATCAAGTTAAAGTTCAACATCCTGAGCTCAAACATATCCACACAGTTGATCTAGTTGAAATGTATGGCGATCCAAAAGATGCTGAATCGACTAAACAAAACGTGGTTATTTTCGGTGATGGACAAGTCGACCGCTCACCTTGTGGAACAGGTACAAGTGCAAAACTTGCTACCTTGCATGCCAAAGGCGAATTGGGAATCGATGAACAATTCGTCTATGAAAGTATTTTAAAGACTAAGTTCTATGGTCGAATCGTAAAGGAAACTAAGGCCGGAGACCTTCCTGCTGTCATTCCAGAAATTACTGGTTCTGCCTGGATCACTGGCTTTAACCAATTTGTATTTGATCCAACAGATCCACTATCAGATGGATTTGAATTGAAGTAG
- the prdB gene encoding D-proline reductase (dithiol) protein PrdB gives MTLKKYDGLQSEIYVPITPKPVWAPVTKELKDMNIGIATAAGVHLKSDKRFNLAGDTSYREIPWDTPAEDLMVSHGGYDNSDVNKDINCMFPIDRLRELAKAGFIRGLAPIEYGFMGGGGDIKAFTDKTGPEIAQKLKAEDVDGIIMTAGUGTCHRSAVIVQRAIESVGIPTILIAALPPVVRQNGSPRAVAPRVPMGANAGEPNNVEMQTGIVKDTLKQLIEIPSAGKIVPLPYEYIAKV, from the coding sequence ATGACCCTTAAAAAATACGACGGCCTTCAATCAGAAATTTATGTTCCGATTACACCAAAGCCAGTTTGGGCTCCTGTAACAAAGGAACTTAAAGATATGAATATCGGTATTGCAACTGCAGCTGGTGTTCACTTGAAGAGCGACAAAAGATTTAATTTAGCCGGTGATACAAGTTATCGTGAGATTCCTTGGGATACACCTGCAGAAGACTTGATGGTTTCTCATGGTGGATATGATAACAGTGATGTTAACAAAGATATCAATTGCATGTTCCCAATCGACCGTCTACGTGAATTGGCTAAAGCAGGATTTATTAGAGGACTAGCACCTATTGAATATGGATTCATGGGTGGTGGTGGAGACATCAAAGCCTTCACTGATAAAACTGGTCCAGAAATTGCTCAAAAACTCAAAGCAGAAGATGTCGATGGCATCATCATGACAGCCGGTTGAGGAACTTGTCATAGATCTGCCGTGATCGTGCAGAGAGCAATCGAATCCGTAGGGATTCCAACAATTTTAATAGCAGCTTTACCTCCTGTAGTTCGTCAAAATGGTTCACCTAGAGCTGTAGCACCTCGTGTTCCAATGGGAGCTAATGCCGGAGAACCTAATAATGTCGAAATGCAAACAGGAATAGTTAAAGATACTTTGAAACAACTGATTGAAATTCCATCAGCTGGTAAGATCGTACCTTTACCATATGAATATATAGCTAAGGTTTAA
- the yedF gene encoding sulfurtransferase-like selenium metabolism protein YedF — MKTVNALDKVCPAPIIMAKKALKEESEIEIKVNDDMAPENLKKLAQQKKYDYKVVENGPSEWTVTLKKTAESDQPDSAKAGFNEQGESYIVVINTDVMGHGDEQLGQNLLHGFVYSLTEQDVLPDKIICYNGGVKLLQEGSDYLTDLKALQEAGVKIYGCGACIDYFNLKDKIAVGEVTNMFNIVEMMRKQNRIVRPD, encoded by the coding sequence TTGAAGACAGTAAATGCATTAGACAAGGTATGTCCTGCACCAATTATTATGGCTAAAAAGGCTTTAAAAGAAGAGTCAGAAATCGAAATTAAAGTTAATGACGATATGGCTCCAGAAAATTTAAAGAAATTAGCTCAACAAAAGAAATACGACTATAAAGTTGTTGAAAACGGTCCTAGCGAATGGACAGTCACTTTGAAAAAGACTGCCGAATCAGATCAACCAGATTCAGCAAAAGCTGGTTTTAACGAACAAGGCGAGTCCTATATCGTAGTTATCAATACTGATGTCATGGGACATGGCGATGAACAATTAGGTCAAAACTTACTACACGGTTTTGTTTATTCATTAACAGAACAAGATGTCTTGCCTGACAAGATCATTTGCTACAACGGTGGTGTTAAGCTTCTTCAAGAAGGTTCAGATTATTTGACTGACTTGAAAGCTTTACAAGAAGCTGGCGTAAAGATCTATGGTTGTGGTGCATGTATCGATTACTTCAACCTCAAGGATAAGATTGCAGTTGGAGAAGTCACTAACATGTTCAACATTGTTGAAATGATGCGCAAGCAAAACAGAATCGTTAGACCAGACTAG
- the selB gene encoding selenocysteine-specific translation elongation factor, with protein sequence METVGQDQIIIATAGHVDHGKTTLIKALTGIDTDTMEAEKKRGLTINLGFAFFDLPNHEQVGIVDVPGHERFLKNMIAGLSGIDLVLLVVDAAEGIMPQTKEHVEIMSLLGIDNYIVVLSKIDTVDDDIRELVTEDVKDFLKKHDIEAPIVPVDAISGTGMKNLIEIMDKKVDSIKKPKYNGIPRINVDRSFSIKGFGTIITGTLLEGELTKGMTLEAFPSGKTTKIRNIQVHDEDVDKAMPGTRTAVNLANLKTEEIRRGDVLTLPGNIQPTSMLDVDFRILPDKNAHLVDLWSRVRVYLGAEEIIARVVPLGEETIDATKDNYLQLRLEKPVAVKKGDRYIIRSYSPMVLIGGGTVLDPNPKKHRRYNDDVLEQLSVKASGNQEQIALDFLMNQSELGATIDGLADYLNISVDDAKAIVQTLTDENEVTKYGKLVVSNDRLANFKKDILETLGVYHKSHRLENGMNKEELIAKFRTVVDGKTMERILEKMVSEKLIRIKGFIVADANFHVKLNKYQQAAYDEIIATLKKDPLMPPSDDDIVGNDKNKQEVFKSLEGHVTVRLGEKNVMLKSAFDDVTQQVVNYLKKNQTMTIAEFRDLTGASRKYGMLILEYMDKQGVTRRKENMRVLAKG encoded by the coding sequence ATGGAAACAGTAGGTCAAGATCAAATTATTATTGCGACGGCCGGACATGTGGATCATGGTAAAACTACTTTAATCAAAGCTCTCACTGGAATCGATACTGATACCATGGAAGCTGAAAAAAAGCGTGGCTTAACGATTAACTTAGGCTTCGCTTTTTTCGATTTACCGAATCATGAACAAGTGGGAATCGTTGATGTTCCAGGACATGAGCGATTCTTAAAAAATATGATTGCCGGTTTAAGTGGGATTGATTTAGTTTTACTAGTGGTCGACGCTGCTGAAGGAATTATGCCACAAACTAAGGAACACGTTGAGATCATGTCGTTATTAGGCATCGATAATTACATTGTCGTGCTCAGTAAGATCGACACAGTCGACGACGATATCCGCGAATTAGTTACAGAAGACGTGAAAGATTTTTTGAAAAAACACGATATCGAAGCACCAATCGTACCAGTTGACGCTATTAGTGGCACCGGTATGAAGAATTTGATCGAAATCATGGATAAAAAAGTTGATTCGATCAAGAAACCGAAATATAACGGTATTCCTCGAATCAACGTTGATCGTTCATTTTCTATTAAGGGATTTGGAACGATCATTACCGGAACGTTGCTAGAAGGCGAACTGACTAAAGGGATGACGCTTGAAGCCTTTCCTAGCGGCAAGACAACTAAGATCAGAAATATCCAAGTACATGACGAAGATGTTGACAAGGCAATGCCAGGAACTAGAACTGCCGTCAATCTAGCCAACTTGAAGACTGAAGAGATCAGACGTGGGGATGTACTGACCTTGCCAGGAAATATTCAACCAACTTCGATGCTCGATGTTGACTTTAGGATCTTGCCAGATAAAAATGCACATCTAGTTGATTTGTGGAGCCGTGTCCGGGTTTATCTAGGTGCTGAAGAGATCATCGCTAGAGTCGTTCCTTTGGGAGAAGAAACGATTGATGCAACTAAAGATAATTACTTGCAATTAAGATTGGAAAAACCAGTCGCTGTCAAAAAAGGCGATCGCTATATCATTCGCTCATATTCACCAATGGTCTTGATCGGTGGCGGAACTGTACTGGATCCTAATCCTAAAAAGCATCGTCGCTACAACGATGACGTTTTGGAACAGCTTTCCGTTAAAGCCTCTGGAAATCAAGAACAAATTGCACTCGACTTTTTAATGAATCAGTCAGAACTAGGGGCTACGATCGACGGATTGGCAGACTATTTGAATATTTCAGTTGATGATGCCAAGGCGATCGTCCAAACCTTGACCGATGAAAACGAGGTCACTAAGTACGGTAAGTTAGTCGTAAGCAATGATCGACTAGCTAATTTCAAGAAAGATATTTTGGAAACTCTTGGTGTTTACCACAAGAGCCATCGTCTAGAAAACGGAATGAATAAAGAAGAATTAATAGCAAAATTCCGTACAGTTGTCGATGGTAAAACAATGGAACGCATCCTCGAAAAGATGGTTTCCGAAAAATTGATCCGGATCAAAGGCTTTATTGTTGCGGATGCTAATTTCCACGTTAAGTTAAATAAGTATCAACAAGCAGCCTATGATGAGATCATCGCAACCTTGAAAAAAGACCCATTGATGCCACCAAGCGATGACGATATTGTCGGTAACGATAAGAACAAGCAAGAAGTTTTCAAGTCGCTTGAAGGTCACGTAACAGTGCGGTTAGGCGAAAAAAATGTCATGCTCAAATCGGCTTTTGACGACGTTACTCAACAGGTAGTCAATTACTTGAAGAAGAATCAAACAATGACGATTGCTGAGTTTAGAGACTTAACTGGAGCCAGTCGTAAGTACGGCATGTTGATCCTGGAATACATGGATAAACAGGGAGTAACTCGTCGTAAAGAAAATATGCGGGTATTAGCTAAGGGGTGA
- the prdA gene encoding D-proline reductase (dithiol) proprotein PrdA has translation MSISKETAMDHIDDPAVLCCRAEGGITLEAPNLEDPELFPDYVDSGLLELPDDVLTIGQVLGATLKETTDALIPLTPANVDNIQTVADDSADDASSDDNSDDAPAETAPATASTEQATQAAPSVSPVVSTGTTNGVIKIDIAKGEGIHLEVPTTATAVAGGQAPAAAKDVTETASAASNDNAATTDDSASSDDEVETKIVRELERDHFKIDEVKFGDKTEINGTTLTIRTPKDLCAEAVETEKIVKDMTLEIITPDDYDKYSETIMDVQPIATKTEGEIGSGVTRVLDGTVFMLTGTDENGVQIGEFGSSEGELNKNIMWNRPGSPDKGDILIKAQVTIEAGRNMERVGPLASHKAADIITQEIREALKKADEGLIVNKEELVQKRHPNQKRVVIVKEIMGQGAMHDNLIMPIEPVGTLGAKPNVDLGNLPIMLSPLEVLDGGIHALTCIGPASKETSRHYWREPMVTEAMNDEDIDLVGVLFVGSPQANTEKFYVSKRLGMTVEAMDVDGAIVTTEGFGNNHIDFASHLEEIGKRDVPVVGMTYSAVQGALVVGNKYMDAMVDNNKSAQGIENEIFENNTLCPEDAIRALAMLETKMAGGKIEKPERKWNPNVKENNIKVIEKHDNIKIDLEPNEQSLPKSKKRLEIYEKE, from the coding sequence ATGTCTATTTCAAAAGAAACAGCAATGGATCATATTGATGATCCAGCTGTCCTATGCTGTAGAGCAGAGGGCGGAATTACACTTGAAGCACCAAATTTGGAAGATCCTGAATTATTTCCAGATTATGTAGATTCTGGCCTTTTGGAATTGCCAGACGATGTCCTAACAATCGGACAAGTTCTTGGCGCAACACTAAAAGAAACTACAGATGCATTAATTCCACTAACACCAGCAAATGTTGATAATATTCAAACAGTTGCTGATGATTCAGCTGATGACGCTTCATCAGACGATAATAGTGACGATGCACCTGCAGAAACTGCTCCAGCTACTGCAAGTACAGAACAAGCAACGCAAGCAGCACCATCAGTTTCACCAGTTGTTTCAACTGGAACAACCAACGGAGTAATCAAAATTGATATTGCTAAAGGTGAAGGAATTCATCTAGAAGTTCCAACAACAGCTACAGCTGTTGCTGGTGGCCAAGCTCCAGCAGCTGCAAAAGACGTTACAGAAACTGCATCAGCAGCTTCAAACGACAATGCAGCTACAACTGACGACTCAGCTTCTTCAGATGATGAAGTTGAAACAAAGATCGTCCGTGAATTGGAACGTGATCACTTCAAGATCGACGAAGTTAAATTCGGCGACAAGACTGAGATCAATGGCACAACTTTGACAATCAGAACTCCAAAGGACCTCTGTGCAGAGGCTGTCGAAACTGAAAAAATCGTTAAAGATATGACTTTGGAAATTATTACACCCGATGATTATGACAAATACAGCGAAACAATCATGGATGTACAACCTATAGCTACAAAAACTGAAGGCGAAATCGGTTCTGGAGTAACACGTGTACTCGATGGAACAGTATTTATGCTAACAGGTACTGATGAAAACGGAGTTCAAATCGGTGAATTCGGTTCTTCAGAAGGTGAGCTAAACAAAAATATCATGTGGAATCGTCCAGGTTCACCTGACAAGGGTGATATCTTGATCAAAGCTCAAGTAACTATTGAAGCTGGACGTAACATGGAACGTGTCGGGCCTTTAGCTTCTCATAAGGCTGCTGATATCATTACACAAGAAATTCGTGAAGCTTTGAAGAAAGCTGACGAAGGACTTATCGTCAACAAAGAAGAATTAGTTCAAAAACGTCATCCAAATCAAAAACGTGTCGTTATTGTTAAGGAAATCATGGGACAAGGTGCTATGCATGATAACTTGATCATGCCTATCGAACCTGTTGGTACATTAGGTGCTAAACCTAACGTTGACCTTGGTAACTTACCAATCATGCTTTCACCACTTGAAGTATTAGATGGTGGTATCCATGCTTTGACATGTATCGGACCTGCATCAAAGGAAACGTCAAGACACTACTGGCGTGAACCTATGGTTACAGAAGCCATGAATGATGAAGATATTGACTTAGTAGGTGTTCTCTTTGTTGGTTCACCACAAGCAAACACAGAGAAATTCTATGTATCTAAGAGATTAGGTATGACTGTTGAAGCAATGGACGTTGACGGCGCAATTGTTACAACAGAAGGATTTGGTAACAACCATATCGATTTCGCATCACATCTTGAAGAAATCGGTAAGAGAGACGTTCCTGTAGTTGGTATGACTTATAGTGCCGTTCAAGGTGCCTTAGTTGTTGGTAACAAGTACATGGATGCCATGGTTGATAACAACAAATCAGCTCAAGGTATCGAAAATGAAATTTTCGAAAATAACACATTATGTCCTGAAGATGCAATCAGAGCATTGGCTATGTTGGAAACTAAGATGGCTGGTGGCAAGATTGAAAAACCAGAACGTAAGTGGAATCCAAATGTTAAAGAAAATAATATCAAGGTCATCGAAAAACATGACAATATTAAGATCGATTTGGAACCTAACGAGCAATCATTGCCTAAGAGCAAGAAGAGACTAGAAATTTACGAAAAAGAATAA
- a CDS encoding sulfite exporter TauE/SafE family protein: MILRIIQTILAILLIYVVILFGRDIYKHRHENDGSIPKAAGIGFITNFFDALGIGSYAPTTMLLKLTKYLKSDKLIPGTLTVACSIPVIAEAFLFTNTIKVEGTTLISMVVAAAVGSFIGSKVMTKFNEKIVRIVMGIALVITAVLMLLSQLGVLSALGAGNTAIGLHGTSLVIALVGNFILGALMTAGVGLYAPCMALVYMLGMSPAVAFPIMMTSCAVLMPVAAYEFIKTGNYNRNASIGITIGGIVGVVIAVLFVKSLDLNVLTWLIIVVVTFTGFQMLYQGIKQKNETVKQAQQNSETSSETK, encoded by the coding sequence ATGATATTACGCATTATTCAAACAATCTTAGCTATTTTATTGATTTACGTAGTAATCCTTTTTGGTAGAGATATCTACAAGCACCGTCACGAAAATGACGGAAGCATTCCTAAAGCTGCCGGAATCGGATTTATTACTAACTTCTTCGATGCTTTAGGTATCGGAAGCTATGCTCCAACGACAATGTTGTTGAAGCTAACGAAATATTTGAAGTCAGATAAATTGATTCCTGGAACATTAACAGTTGCTTGTTCAATTCCAGTTATCGCAGAAGCTTTCTTGTTCACTAACACAATTAAAGTTGAAGGAACAACCTTGATCTCAATGGTTGTTGCTGCTGCTGTCGGATCATTTATCGGTTCAAAAGTAATGACTAAATTTAATGAAAAAATCGTTCGTATCGTTATGGGTATTGCTCTAGTTATTACTGCCGTATTGATGCTACTTTCACAACTTGGCGTTTTGAGTGCTTTAGGTGCTGGAAACACTGCTATCGGTCTTCACGGAACAAGCTTAGTTATTGCACTTGTTGGTAACTTTATCTTAGGTGCCTTGATGACTGCTGGTGTTGGTTTGTATGCTCCATGTATGGCTTTGGTATATATGCTAGGCATGAGTCCTGCAGTTGCCTTTCCAATCATGATGACCTCATGTGCCGTTCTAATGCCCGTTGCAGCCTACGAATTCATTAAGACTGGTAACTATAACAGGAACGCTAGTATTGGTATCACCATTGGTGGTATTGTAGGTGTAGTAATAGCAGTTCTATTCGTTAAGAGTTTAGACTTGAACGTCTTGACATGGTTGATCATTGTTGTTGTAACATTTACCGGTTTCCAAATGTTATATCAAGGTATCAAACAAAAGAACGAAACAGTCAAACAAGCTCAACAAAATTCTGAAACTAGTTCAGAAACTAAATAG
- the prdC gene encoding proline reductase-associated electron transfer protein PrdC: MEKVTILLKQHVGGPDKPIVKVGQRVKRGELIAEPDGLGANIHASLTGTVTDINDKAIIIDADEEQSKEDYVHIPDSDDYLTDIKNAGIVGAGGAGFPTSVKLSNKIPGGYFIANAAECEPLLCHNTQVEERYADQIVRGMKYMLEITDAKVGYIAVKKIHHAAVLALGKACKNEPKIKVKFLTNMYPAGDERVIVRQLLGVVLKPGELPIEANAIIDNTETIKRVAEAIEDRKPFIDKDITLDGRIKERSTVFENVPIGLPAKKFIDAAGGYINPHGDITVGGPFTGHTGSEETPVTKTTGAFLVAMPYPQVHKKIGLLECECGGQEPRLREIAEKMGSDVVAFRRCKRMVLVNGRYRCSLPGICPGQAEAVLAMKKKGAEAILTGTCQDUTNTVTGVAPRVGVSVYHSTDHVLRAAGHRLYRKLPADFQSL; the protein is encoded by the coding sequence AGTCTTACAGGTACTGTTACTGATATTAATGATAAGGCAATTATCATTGATGCTGACGAGGAACAGAGCAAGGAAGATTATGTACACATCCCTGACTCAGATGATTATCTGACTGACATTAAAAATGCCGGAATTGTCGGTGCTGGTGGTGCGGGATTCCCGACATCTGTAAAACTATCTAATAAAATTCCTGGCGGTTATTTTATTGCAAATGCTGCTGAGTGTGAGCCACTTTTGTGCCACAACACTCAGGTCGAGGAACGCTATGCAGATCAAATTGTCCGCGGAATGAAATATATGCTTGAGATCACTGATGCCAAGGTTGGTTATATTGCTGTCAAGAAGATTCATCACGCAGCTGTATTAGCTTTAGGTAAGGCATGTAAGAACGAACCTAAGATTAAGGTCAAGTTCTTAACAAATATGTACCCAGCAGGGGATGAACGTGTTATCGTTCGTCAACTACTTGGTGTAGTGCTCAAACCTGGCGAATTACCAATCGAAGCAAATGCAATCATTGACAACACAGAAACAATTAAGCGTGTTGCAGAAGCAATTGAAGATAGAAAGCCTTTTATTGACAAGGATATTACGTTGGATGGACGTATCAAGGAACGTTCAACTGTTTTTGAAAATGTACCTATTGGTTTACCAGCCAAGAAGTTCATTGATGCTGCAGGTGGTTATATCAACCCGCATGGCGATATTACAGTTGGCGGACCATTTACAGGCCATACAGGCAGTGAAGAAACACCAGTAACTAAGACTACTGGGGCATTCTTAGTCGCTATGCCTTATCCTCAAGTTCATAAAAAGATTGGTTTGCTGGAATGCGAATGTGGTGGTCAAGAACCACGTCTTCGTGAGATTGCTGAAAAGATGGGAAGCGACGTTGTTGCCTTCCGTCGTTGCAAACGCATGGTTTTAGTAAATGGGAGATATCGGTGTAGTCTACCAGGAATTTGTCCTGGACAGGCTGAAGCGGTTCTTGCGATGAAGAAGAAGGGTGCCGAAGCAATTTTGACTGGAACTTGTCAAGATTGAACAAACACCGTCACAGGTGTAGCTCCTCGTGTAGGAGTTTCGGTTTATCATTCAACAGATCATGTACTTAGAGCAGCAGGTCATAGACTATATCGGAAACTTCCAGCAGATTTTCAATCATTATAG